From one Lycium barbarum isolate Lr01 chromosome 6, ASM1917538v2, whole genome shotgun sequence genomic stretch:
- the LOC132599325 gene encoding uncharacterized protein LOC132599325 — translation MSKSNHQEDLDLLLSLPDRVLETPPASPSSRFPDYLSDEGSPKRMGEADMSVFRDAVQDCLDYDTEIAKKAAKSKHTKGSTDAEVEKFSGLRIRNQVVSPVELSNHFADIRFIRLSAIRNSLLGDTLSGCWATVGVLTEKGQPRTSSTGKQYAIWKLGSLDEKTVSLFVFGDAYQKNCNEKAGAVFALFNCSVRKDNSEHGFSLSVYSASHILKIGISVDYGVCKGKRKDGMACTVIINKRRGTYCSYHKQRTSEKYSSSMRAELKGGNLRTGFRDHLKSEGIYVVNPLADKTNFTKSAAPLKLLSVDGLKKALSNAGKVTTNVHSQGIRFLSQITGKLNSNNTKESMADRDQTRNRTNERPSSTKRKNLSETGPSHSCDQKKTKMGQQQQQNSGQKPEQVKEKMIELDLVSSDDEL, via the exons ATGTCGAAATCGAATCATCAAGAAGACCTGgatcttcttctttctcttccaGATAGGGTTTTGGAAACCCCTCCAGCTTCTCCTTCATCTCGTTTTCCGG ATTATTTGTCGGATGAAGGATCGCCAAAGCGAATGGGGGAGGCAGATATGTCTGTCTTTAGAGATGCTGTACAGGATTGTCTTGATTATGATACTGAAATTGCCAAGAAAGCTGCTAAATCCAAGCACACAAAGGGGTCAACTGATGCTGAGGTTGAAAAGTTTTCGGGTTTGCGAATTAG AAATCAAGTAGTCTCACCTGTTGAACTGAGCAACCATTTTGCTGACATTAGGTTCATCCGGTTATCAGCAATAAG GAATTCGCTACTAGGCGACACCCTTTCTGGTTGTTGGGCAACTGTTGGCGTTTTAACCGAGAAGGGACAACCAAGAACAAGTTCAACAGGGAAGCAATATGCAATCTGGAAACTAGGGTCTTTGGATGAAAAAACtgtttctctttttgtttttGGTGATGCTTATCAGAAAAACTGCAATGAAAAGGCTGGTGCAGTTTTTGCCCTGTTTAACTGCAGTGTGCGCAAAGACAACTCG GAACATGGATTTTCATTGAGTGTTTACTCAGCCAGTCATATTTTAAAGATAGGCATATCTGTTGATTATGGAGTTTGCAAGGGAAAAAGGAAGGATGGGATGGCTTGCACAGTAATCATTAATAA GCGGCGTGGAACATATTGCAGCTATCATAAGCAG AGGACATCTGAGAAATACTCCTCCAGCATGAGGGCTGAACTCAAAGGCGG GAACCTAAGAACAGGTTTCAGAGATCATCTCAAGTCTGAAGGAATTTATGTGGTTAACCCTTTAGCTGACAAGACAAACTTTACAAAGTCTGCAGCACCATTGAAGTTACTGTCTGTAGACGGATTGAAAAAGGCATTAAG CAATGCAGGAAAAGTGACAACCAATGTACATTCTCAAGGAATAAGGTTTCTTAGTCAAATTACAG GAAAATTGAACTCAAATAATACGAAAGAATCTATGGCTGACCGAGATCAAACAAGAAATAGGACAAACGAAAG GCCATCCTCCACCAAGAGAAAGAATCTAAGTGAGACCGGACCAAGTCACAGTTGTGATCAGAAGAAAACAAAAATGGGACAACAGCAACAGCAGAATTCTGGACAAAAACCTGAGCAGGTTAAAGAAAAAATGATAGAACTAGACCTTGTCAGTTCAGATGATGAACTTTAG